One window of Petrotoga miotherma DSM 10691 genomic DNA carries:
- the lnt gene encoding apolipoprotein N-acyltransferase has protein sequence MNYLLTLISGVLTGLAMPGNLFSFFIWFSLVFFLRNMTRSKTHYERLLHTIIYSSSMLVTTLWWLLPTLSKNIPQILKNYSPIVGFFGYVGMIVLLMIPYLIIWLLSELYHRKDRQYNYLSLVFFYSFAYTVAEVLRGFGDLAFMGGNLSYALYDHTGIIQIASIIGSFGLTFIVVFVNALIAFDNSRDKVFKILAIFTTIYISNFAIVRYLPPINGTNDSIKVGVVQMNVPQEIKYSSNPIQDYSTFSKNIEEFKNRDVDVVVFPESTFLEDVSKLEIESQIVRDIQNLYKPVILGHPRIDNDNHFNSAWVYNQHGSIEGIYDKVKLTPFAEFLPYETIFGNFDVFRLLNYYTPGEEYSTFSLDGTNFGVQICFETYFPEVSINQAKNGANLLIAISNDGWFNSKTGLFQHFSQGVFRAVETRRDFIQVSNTGLTGSIDKYGRITNIFETKEEKTGIFFVNPNDNISFYSKASDILKILFFIGALLLAIL, from the coding sequence ATGAATTATCTACTTACTTTAATTTCAGGTGTTTTAACCGGTTTGGCTATGCCAGGTAATTTATTTTCTTTTTTCATTTGGTTTTCATTGGTTTTCTTTCTGAGGAATATGACCAGATCAAAAACTCACTATGAAAGATTACTCCATACGATAATATATTCCTCTTCCATGCTTGTAACTACTCTTTGGTGGCTGCTTCCTACTTTATCCAAAAATATACCCCAAATTTTAAAAAATTATTCTCCAATCGTTGGTTTTTTTGGATACGTTGGAATGATAGTACTTTTAATGATACCTTATCTCATCATTTGGCTTTTATCAGAACTTTATCATCGAAAAGATAGACAATACAATTATCTTTCATTGGTCTTTTTCTATTCTTTTGCCTACACTGTTGCGGAAGTTTTAAGGGGGTTTGGAGATTTGGCTTTTATGGGAGGAAATTTATCATACGCCCTTTACGATCATACTGGAATAATACAAATCGCCTCTATTATAGGGTCTTTTGGTCTCACTTTTATCGTAGTTTTCGTCAATGCCTTGATAGCTTTCGATAATTCACGTGACAAGGTATTTAAAATTCTTGCCATATTTACTACTATATACATTTCTAACTTTGCTATAGTGAGGTATCTACCTCCTATCAATGGCACAAACGATTCCATAAAGGTTGGAGTCGTTCAAATGAATGTTCCACAAGAGATCAAGTACTCCTCAAATCCAATACAAGATTATTCAACTTTTTCTAAGAATATCGAAGAATTTAAAAATAGGGATGTGGATGTAGTAGTTTTTCCAGAATCAACTTTTCTTGAAGACGTCTCAAAATTAGAAATAGAAAGCCAAATAGTAAGAGACATTCAAAACTTATACAAACCTGTAATATTAGGACACCCAAGGATAGACAACGATAACCATTTTAACTCTGCCTGGGTATATAACCAACATGGGAGTATTGAGGGTATCTACGATAAGGTTAAATTAACACCATTTGCCGAATTTTTACCATATGAAACTATATTTGGAAACTTTGATGTTTTTAGATTATTAAACTATTATACTCCTGGGGAAGAATACTCAACCTTTTCATTAGACGGAACTAATTTTGGTGTACAAATATGTTTTGAAACTTATTTTCCTGAAGTTTCAATTAATCAAGCTAAGAATGGAGCAAATTTATTGATTGCAATATCTAACGACGGTTGGTTTAATTCAAAAACCGGCCTGTTTCAACACTTCAGTCAGGGCGTTTTTAGAGCAGTAGAAACGAGAAGAGATTTCATTCAAGTTTCAAATACAGGCTTAACCGGCTCAATCGATAAATATGGAAGAATCACCAACATATTTGAAACCAAAGAGGAAAAAACGGGGATCTTTTTTGTCAACCCAAACGATAATATCTCGTTTTACTCTAAGGCTTCAGACATATTAAAAATCTTATTTTTTATCGGAGCCCTTTTGCTAGCAATTCTTTAA
- a CDS encoding 2-hydroxyacid dehydrogenase, translating to MKVLFMNKLNSYWKEKISELKKLFPNDEFLDSEEISNVENAMEVTDAIVFGGDLDENILEKSKNLKMIFVPYAGVNQLPLEILKEKGISVANSHGNARIVAERAFALALALLGKIVPYHNDLKEGIWHGFSAGESVKDSWVSIQNKSCAILGLGNIGKNLAQMLKTFNCKIVGYKRNANIDIENVDEISSDLDYVIEESEIVFVTLPLTKYTKGLIDEKVFNKMTGKYIINVGRGDVIDQRALYEALKSKKLAGAAIDVWYNYPSKEKPSILPANYPIHTFDNVVLSPHVGGYNTEATRYSIDETIENIKGFLKGGTAKDLIDLEFGY from the coding sequence TTGAAAGTATTATTTATGAACAAGTTAAATTCGTACTGGAAAGAAAAGATTAGTGAATTGAAGAAATTATTTCCCAACGATGAATTTCTAGATAGTGAAGAAATCAGCAATGTAGAAAATGCTATGGAAGTTACAGATGCAATAGTGTTTGGTGGAGACTTGGATGAGAATATATTGGAGAAGTCAAAGAATTTGAAAATGATTTTTGTTCCATATGCTGGGGTGAACCAATTACCCTTAGAAATACTAAAAGAAAAAGGCATTAGCGTTGCAAATAGTCATGGTAACGCTAGAATAGTGGCAGAAAGGGCTTTTGCCCTTGCTTTAGCTCTTCTTGGGAAAATTGTGCCTTATCATAACGATTTAAAAGAAGGAATTTGGCATGGATTTAGTGCTGGAGAAAGTGTTAAAGATTCATGGGTATCTATTCAAAACAAAAGTTGTGCAATATTGGGATTAGGCAATATAGGGAAAAATCTTGCACAAATGCTTAAAACTTTTAACTGTAAAATTGTGGGCTATAAAAGAAATGCAAATATAGATATTGAAAATGTGGATGAGATTAGTTCTGATTTAGATTATGTAATAGAAGAAAGTGAAATTGTATTCGTAACTCTACCTTTGACGAAATATACAAAAGGGCTTATCGATGAAAAGGTGTTTAATAAAATGACTGGCAAGTACATAATAAACGTTGGAAGAGGTGATGTTATAGATCAAAGGGCACTATACGAAGCTTTGAAATCTAAAAAATTAGCTGGAGCCGCTATAGATGTTTGGTATAATTATCCCTCCAAAGAAAAACCATCAATTTTGCCAGCCAATTACCCAATTCATACCTTTGATAACGTTGTTTTGTCTCCACATGTTGGAGGTTATAACACTGAAGCTACAAGGTATAGTATCGATGAAACCATAGAAAATATAAAAGGCTTTCTAAAAGGTGGTACGGCAAAAGACTTAATTGATTTAGAATTTGGATATTGA
- the xylB gene encoding xylulokinase, whose product MHKYLGIDVGTTGLKGLVVSEEGEVLDSYSYPLEMKVPKPAWAEQDPEDWWIGVYDILKKVSRTHQIDVIGFSGQMHSLVVLDENNKPIRPAILWCDQRTTPQCKEATEAFGGEEKVISKIGNPFLEGFTFPKILWLKENETDNFNKIKKILLPKDYIVFKLTGTIGIDYSDASGTACFNVKTNYWDEEIFETFGINMDIMPELYPSYGIRGEIKENLQKELGWKNTKVVSGGADNASAAFGIGISKAGESMVSIGTSGTVLTLTEKKEPDLSGKIHYFNYVIKDKYYYMGVMLSAAHSLNWVKNRFFPSLDWAEIEERINQSVPGSNGIIFLPYLNGERTPHRDPNARGVFFGISSLNTENDILRATMEGITFGLRDSFELIKEKTEIKDMRIVGGGAKNKSWAKIVATNFKIPVKMPKIDEGGAYGAAMLAAVGDGQKLEDVLKWVRFKEIIEPNYQDTKIYDDYYGIYKNLYKSLKGNFEELAKIQR is encoded by the coding sequence TTGCACAAATATTTAGGAATAGATGTCGGGACAACCGGATTGAAGGGTTTAGTTGTATCTGAAGAAGGAGAAGTTTTGGATAGTTATTCCTATCCATTAGAAATGAAAGTTCCCAAACCTGCATGGGCTGAACAAGACCCTGAAGATTGGTGGATTGGTGTATACGACATATTAAAAAAAGTGTCCAGAACGCATCAAATAGATGTAATAGGGTTTTCCGGACAAATGCATAGTTTAGTGGTTTTGGATGAAAATAATAAACCTATTAGGCCCGCAATCCTTTGGTGTGATCAAAGAACCACTCCCCAATGCAAAGAAGCTACAGAAGCTTTTGGTGGTGAAGAAAAGGTTATCTCCAAAATAGGCAATCCCTTTTTGGAGGGTTTCACTTTCCCAAAAATACTGTGGTTAAAAGAAAATGAAACAGATAATTTTAACAAAATAAAGAAGATTCTTCTACCTAAGGATTATATAGTTTTTAAGCTAACAGGAACCATTGGTATAGACTACTCCGATGCGTCTGGAACAGCTTGTTTTAATGTAAAAACAAATTATTGGGATGAAGAGATATTTGAAACTTTTGGTATTAATATGGATATAATGCCTGAATTGTATCCTTCTTATGGGATTCGAGGTGAAATAAAAGAAAACCTACAAAAAGAATTAGGATGGAAGAACACAAAAGTTGTTTCAGGAGGAGCAGATAATGCATCAGCTGCGTTTGGGATAGGTATATCGAAAGCAGGAGAGTCGATGGTTAGTATTGGAACTTCGGGTACTGTTCTAACTCTTACTGAAAAAAAGGAACCTGATTTATCAGGAAAAATACATTACTTTAACTATGTAATAAAAGATAAATATTATTACATGGGGGTAATGCTTTCAGCTGCTCATTCTCTAAATTGGGTTAAAAATAGATTTTTTCCAAGTTTGGATTGGGCAGAAATAGAAGAAAGAATAAACCAATCAGTACCAGGTTCAAACGGTATTATTTTTCTTCCTTACTTAAACGGTGAAAGAACTCCACATAGAGATCCTAACGCGAGAGGTGTTTTTTTTGGGATTTCTTCTTTGAATACTGAAAACGACATATTAAGGGCAACCATGGAAGGTATAACCTTTGGCCTTAGGGATTCCTTTGAACTTATAAAGGAAAAAACAGAGATAAAAGATATGAGGATAGTTGGAGGAGGAGCCAAAAATAAAAGTTGGGCAAAGATTGTTGCAACAAACTTCAAAATACCCGTTAAAATGCCTAAAATTGATGAAGGCGGTGCGTATGGAGCAGCTATGTTGGCTGCAGTAGGAGATGGCCAAAAGCTTGAAGATGTTTTAAAATGGGTAAGATTCAAAGAAATTATTGAACCTAATTATCAAGATACAAAGATTTACGATGATTATTATGGAATTTATAAGAATTTGTATAAATCGTTGAAAGGAAATTTTGAAGAGTTGGCAAAAATTCAAAGATGA